One stretch of Corynebacterium callunae DSM 20147 DNA includes these proteins:
- a CDS encoding low affinity iron permease family protein — MPNHLSPAGARETFTRFTTASADYLGKPGVFIVAVIAIVLWAASGPVLGFSDTWQLIINTGTTLVTFLMVFIIQNTQNRDSAAIHLKLDTLMREHGVQDPVLYDAENRGEDELEAMNEQITPPTDPTTTNRPQPSAGEEVQ; from the coding sequence ATGCCGAATCATTTGTCCCCGGCCGGTGCCCGGGAAACTTTTACCCGGTTTACCACCGCCAGCGCTGATTACCTCGGCAAACCCGGGGTGTTTATCGTGGCGGTCATCGCCATCGTGCTGTGGGCTGCCAGCGGGCCGGTCCTGGGGTTTTCTGATACCTGGCAGCTGATCATCAACACCGGCACCACCCTGGTGACCTTCCTGATGGTGTTTATCATCCAAAACACCCAGAACCGGGACAGCGCGGCGATACACCTCAAGCTCGACACCCTCATGCGCGAGCACGGGGTGCAGGACCCGGTTCTCTACGACGCGGAAAATCGGGGCGAGGACGAGCTGGAGGCGATGAACGAGCAGATCACCCCGCCCACCGATCCCACCACGACGAACCGCCCCCAGCCCTCAGCCGGGGAAGAGGTGCAGTAA
- a CDS encoding YihY/virulence factor BrkB family protein gives MAVQENIDDTLDAVDAPAPDSDTKPDSPTKLTSASWKYAVKRSGQEFLADGGTDLAAMLTYFTVLSLAPSMLAVFSLLSLVLASNAGAVTTLAEDFTTTYVPTDYQDLVIDLIDTITVSTTGGIVALIIGVATALWSASAYVKAFSRSTNTIYERAEGRGLITLTGTMLATTLVLLLGIVLILICLVLNETVVSGLLGPVAASFGLGGVLDFLMGTFLPVWAWVKWPVILVLLVLLIAVLYYFTPNVRQPKFRWVSLGSTVAIIGIAAAAGLLYLYFSYLGGYSSYGTIGGVMALLFTLWVFNIVLLLGVEIDAEVERARQLQGDIAAEDNIQLPPRDTAKVEKQQKIRERLESQGRELRATHNQDSHAATSEKADDPQDHDAPVPDDRGSSGSTAHRP, from the coding sequence ATGGCTGTCCAGGAAAACATCGACGACACATTGGACGCGGTTGACGCCCCCGCCCCCGACAGTGACACAAAACCCGATTCTCCGACGAAGCTCACCTCCGCCAGCTGGAAATACGCCGTGAAGAGGTCCGGGCAGGAGTTCCTCGCCGACGGCGGCACGGACCTGGCGGCCATGCTCACCTACTTCACCGTGCTGTCCCTGGCACCGTCGATGCTTGCGGTGTTCTCCCTGCTGTCCCTGGTGCTGGCCAGCAACGCGGGCGCAGTGACCACCCTGGCCGAGGACTTCACCACCACCTACGTACCCACCGACTACCAGGACCTGGTCATCGATCTGATCGACACCATCACCGTCTCCACCACCGGCGGCATTGTTGCCCTGATCATCGGTGTCGCCACCGCCCTGTGGTCAGCCTCTGCGTACGTGAAAGCGTTCTCCCGCAGCACCAACACCATCTACGAGCGTGCTGAGGGCCGCGGGCTGATCACACTGACCGGCACCATGCTGGCAACCACCCTTGTCCTGCTGCTGGGGATCGTGCTCATCCTCATCTGCCTCGTGCTCAACGAGACCGTGGTCTCCGGGCTGCTCGGCCCCGTCGCGGCATCTTTCGGCCTGGGCGGAGTCCTCGACTTCCTCATGGGCACCTTCCTGCCCGTCTGGGCGTGGGTGAAATGGCCGGTGATCCTGGTCCTGCTCGTCCTCCTCATCGCCGTGCTCTACTACTTCACCCCGAACGTCCGGCAGCCGAAGTTCCGGTGGGTCAGCCTGGGCTCGACCGTCGCGATCATCGGCATCGCCGCAGCCGCGGGCCTGCTCTACCTGTACTTCTCGTACCTGGGCGGGTACAGCTCCTACGGCACGATCGGCGGTGTCATGGCCCTGCTGTTTACCCTGTGGGTGTTCAACATCGTCCTGCTGCTGGGCGTGGAGATCGACGCCGAGGTTGAACGCGCCCGCCAGCTGCAGGGCGATATTGCGGCAGAAGATAACATCCAGCTCCCCCCGCGCGACACCGCCAAGGTGGAAAAACAGCAGAAGATACGCGAACGGCTCGAATCCCAGGGCCGGGAACTGCGCGCCACCCACAATCAGGACTCCCACGCTGCCACCTCGGAAAAAGCCGATGACCCCCAGGACCATGATGCGCCAGTCCCCGACGACAGGGGTTCTTCGGGCAGTACCGCCCACCGGCCGTAG
- a CDS encoding DUF2254 domain-containing protein gives MTRVGISGRLRLAMLSYRFEESLFLYPALIMSGGIVLAVVATVVDDALGHGTRVPLTLTMSSNAATWLLATVAGAMITTVGVVFSLTVVSLQLASDQFSPRVMRSFIRDRLSQRVIGLLVSLTVAVILTLITVAGIIVHLDHLAHGLQVGNVARGIAREGEAVASALDDVPAGMRQVDPRDFRDIPAEAVLIDAPSSGWISQVDLTRVFAVVPPGTVVRMETRVGAYIHSGEPLFTVWPEPDHRSRRRLAAAIEVSEIRTMLQDVDFAIRQLVDIGLRALSPAVNDPTTAVEVILRLGSLMRTVLTTSLAPPALQDDADRVLVQPWNLSHEEYVAHAFDQLRQMCLDQTEVAAALLRVLRMLGTHVREEGNPDLEPVLHRQMQLLFDGLERQPDLHPEDLRRLRALTSGDTDPADHSR, from the coding sequence ATGACACGTGTGGGTATCTCGGGCAGGTTGCGCCTGGCGATGCTGAGTTACCGGTTCGAGGAGAGTCTGTTTCTCTACCCGGCGTTGATCATGTCGGGCGGGATCGTGCTGGCCGTGGTGGCCACGGTTGTTGACGACGCACTCGGTCACGGGACGCGGGTGCCGCTCACACTCACGATGAGCAGCAACGCGGCTACCTGGCTGCTGGCCACGGTGGCGGGGGCGATGATCACCACCGTCGGGGTGGTCTTCTCCCTGACAGTGGTGAGCCTGCAGCTGGCCAGCGACCAGTTCTCCCCGCGGGTGATGCGCTCGTTCATCCGCGACCGCCTGAGCCAACGGGTCATCGGCCTGCTGGTGTCGCTGACCGTGGCGGTGATCCTGACCCTGATCACGGTGGCGGGCATCATCGTCCACCTGGACCATCTGGCGCACGGGTTGCAGGTGGGCAATGTCGCCCGGGGCATCGCCCGGGAGGGTGAGGCCGTCGCCTCCGCACTCGATGACGTACCCGCCGGTATGCGCCAGGTCGATCCCCGGGATTTCCGCGACATCCCGGCGGAGGCGGTGCTTATCGACGCCCCGTCCAGCGGGTGGATCAGCCAGGTGGATCTTACGCGGGTGTTCGCGGTTGTCCCGCCCGGCACCGTCGTGCGCATGGAGACCCGGGTGGGCGCCTACATCCATTCCGGGGAGCCGTTGTTCACGGTGTGGCCGGAGCCTGACCACCGCAGCCGGAGGAGGCTGGCGGCGGCGATCGAGGTGTCCGAGATACGCACCATGCTCCAGGACGTGGACTTCGCCATCCGTCAGCTCGTTGACATCGGGCTGCGCGCGCTGAGCCCCGCGGTCAATGACCCGACCACCGCGGTGGAAGTCATCCTCCGTTTGGGCAGTCTCATGCGCACGGTGCTCACCACTTCGCTGGCGCCGCCGGCGTTGCAGGACGACGCTGACCGGGTGCTGGTGCAGCCGTGGAACCTCTCGCACGAGGAGTACGTCGCCCATGCCTTCGACCAGCTCCGGCAGATGTGTCTGGATCAGACCGAGGTGGCGGCCGCACTGCTGAGGGTCCTGAGGATGCTGGGCACCCATGTCCGCGAGGAGGGCAATCCTGACCTTGAGCCCGTCCTCCACCGGCAGATGCAGCTGCTGTTTGACGGGCTCGAGCGGCAGCCCGACCTGCATCCGGAGGACCTGCGCCGCCTGCGGGCGCTGACCTCCGGGGACACGGACCCCGCCGATCACAGTCGGTGA
- a CDS encoding DUF2382 domain-containing protein produces MVNRNIQELANATAYDSTGDKLGSVKQVYINDATGQPDFVEVGHGLFGMSSSLVPLRGHQLTGDELRLGFTKDRIADAPDFDSEAHLSDEDQAVIYRHYGLEGTDNLETYHADYDRDRADLAGGVDVERKHERVDTGVDTTDADSMTLSEERINVDKQRVETGQVRLRKYVVHDTETVEVPVQREEVRIERTPIDADDAHAVRGGDLTEDEASITLSEERVTVTKETVPVEEVSLHKETVRETETVREDVAREELEIDGDREITGDIDEDPTLRR; encoded by the coding sequence ATGGTCAACCGCAACATCCAGGAGCTTGCCAACGCCACCGCTTACGACAGCACCGGTGACAAGCTCGGTTCCGTCAAGCAGGTCTACATCAACGACGCCACCGGCCAGCCCGATTTCGTTGAGGTCGGCCACGGTCTGTTCGGCATGAGCTCCAGCCTGGTGCCGCTGCGCGGCCACCAGCTCACCGGTGACGAGCTGCGCCTGGGGTTCACCAAGGACCGCATCGCCGATGCCCCGGATTTTGATTCCGAGGCCCACCTCTCCGACGAGGACCAGGCGGTCATCTACCGTCACTACGGCCTGGAGGGCACCGACAACCTGGAAACCTACCACGCCGACTACGACCGTGACCGCGCTGATCTGGCCGGCGGAGTAGATGTGGAGCGTAAGCACGAGCGTGTCGACACCGGTGTAGACACCACGGACGCTGATTCGATGACGCTGTCGGAGGAGCGGATCAACGTCGACAAGCAGCGCGTGGAGACCGGCCAGGTGCGTCTGCGCAAGTATGTCGTCCACGACACCGAAACCGTCGAGGTCCCCGTCCAGCGCGAAGAAGTCCGCATCGAACGCACCCCCATCGACGCCGATGATGCGCACGCTGTGCGCGGCGGCGATCTCACCGAAGACGAGGCATCGATCACCCTGTCCGAGGAGCGGGTGACCGTGACCAAGGAAACCGTCCCGGTCGAGGAGGTCAGTCTGCACAAGGAGACCGTCCGGGAGACCGAAACCGTCCGCGAGGACGTCGCCCGTGAGGAACTCGAGATCGACGGCGACCGCGAGATCACCGGTGACATCGACGAGGATCCCACCCTGCGCCGCTAA